The region TTGGTTGTTCGTTGTTCATTGTTCGTTGATTGGGAAGAGGTGGTTTTGAAGCCGCGGGAAGCGATTCCCAAACCTTTCAGGTTTTGAAAACCTGAAAGGTTTTCAAAGGTTTCTTCATCAATCTCGCCCGACTCGCAGGCATCCATTAGGAATAGCTTGTTGCGGGGAGGAATACCCTGTAGCAAATCCTCAATAGTTTCGAAGTTAGCCGCGGTACCTTTTAAGTCCTTTAAATCGGTATTGTAAGTTAAGTAGTAGTAAGTGGCCTCGGGGTCTGAATCGTGCATACCGTGCCCAGCAATAAATAGAATAAAGGTATCGTCAGGCTTGGCACTCTTCACAAAATCCTTTGAAGCCTTTATTGCATCGGGTGTTACCTGCTCGTTGGTAAGGACTTTGGTGTAAACATTGGTAAAACCTTTTCCCTTGTAGTTTTCAATTACCTTCGATAAGTCTAATGCATCTTTATCGGCATACTGTAGGTTGAGTTTAGGGTTATTGTATTTTGATACTCCAAAAGCCAACAGGTACAAGCTTCCTTTTGCCTGCCCCTTATAATTGGTGTATAGCATTGCTCTATACGATTCCACCCCCTTTTCGTTTACACAAGATGCCTCAATTTTGTTTGACCCATTCGAAAGAGGAACTGTTTCGCTTACCGTCACGCTTTTTCCATTAATGTTTTTGCCATTTACTCCATAAACAGGAATATCGTTAACGTAAATGTGATACTTGGTTAAACTATATTTAGAATCCTTAAAAGTGATATTAAGGCTGATATTGTTGCTGTTGATGGTTGAACTTGCAATTTCTGCTTCAGGAAAGTTCAATTCGGAAATAGTATCTTTTTCATTCAGATTTATTTTTTTCAACCTCTTTAAATACTGTTTATGGTAATGCTCAATAAGCTGATTGTCGGTACAGCCAAGCCGTTTAATAATAATATCGGGTCGATTCTTTTGAACAGCAAACTGGTCTATTCCATACCCTTTGCAATCGTTTACCATAGTTACAAGTTGTCCCCCTAGATTCGAAGATTCAAAGTAGCCGTCGGGAGTGAAACAGAGCCAATCTTTACCTGCATTCATGATTTTGCAGATCAAATTAGTTCCCAGTTGATCATACACTTCCAGGAAGGGAGCGTTTTGCACCAGGCTTACTTTGGGCTGATTCTTCAAAAACTCATCATACTTAATGCTTGTATTACTTTCCAATGCCTTTCCATTTTTTACATTCCAGTAGTGTTTTATGCCAGTTGATTCTAAGCCAACCAAAACCTTTGAATCGTCGGAGAAAAATAGTTTAAGCCGGTTCAATCCTATTGTACTCAAATTGGTTTCAAAAATTTTAGCGCCAGTATTATAGTCGAAAACATGGATGATATTGTCGGTATCGAAAACGACAAAGTGCTTTTTATCGGGACTCGAAGCCATCTCCTTAATGTATTTATACTGACCTAAATTGGCGGTATAAAGCCTTTTGCCTGTTCCATACTCAAACACCTCTATTTTGCTATTCCATGTCGACATGTTAATTGTAGGAGCAATAATTTTTGTCAGATCAACCATTGGGGTGTAACTAAGCCACATGGAATCGCTCAATTTAACTTCAAAAGCCTTGATCCATGTTTTAAAATCATAAAAACTAATACCTTCCGAATTTGAGAATAGAGGGAGGTACTTGTTATCCTTTGTTACATTACCGAGGGTTATGTTGCTTTCTGCTTTAAAGGTTGATTTAAGTTTGAGTGGCGAAATATCAAAGTAGAAAACTTTTCCTGTCACATCTTTTACAAAAAAACTTTGCCCATCGTTAGATAAAACAGCCTCGGAGATCGGTTTGTTATCAACTTTAGATTGAGTTAGCAGAACCTGATGCTGAAGGTTTTGAAAGTCCCAGTAAATAAGCATGGAATCTGTAGGTAGCAGGCTCCTATAACCTCCGGCTTGACAAGCAATCGTTGGGTAAACATCGGCGCGGATAGATTGCCCAATAACCTTTTCGAGATTGCCCGTTTTTATATTAAATATTTTGGTGTTTTGATTATCGCAAATACAGTAATTTTTATCTGTAACATATAGCCCCAAATCAATACTATTTGACGAGTATACTAATTTCCGCTCCCCTGAACTCAAATTTAGAGCATAAAGATTATTGTCTTCGATGATGAACAAAAATTCATCGTTATCATCAAATACCAGATCTTTTACTAGTCCCTTAAATGCTAATGCGTATTTTTTATTTGACGAGTTTAGATCCGCTATAAATAAAGTATCCTGGTTGCTTTTGTAGATTCTTTCCATATATGCATAATACCTGCCGGTATTTGATGTAGCTGACGCATTAATGTTATAGCTTTTGTATGGAATTTTAATTCGACCTTTGACTGATTGATCATTAATGGATTGTATGGTTAAATTGCTGTTCAAATCAAGAAATGAGAGCCACTTGCCATTTCTAGATGTCTGTATATTACTTGAATTACCGATTTTAAGTAACTTAACTTGTTTGTTGTTTACGATATCATATAAAGGATAGAAATTAAGAATTTCATTACCCTCGAATATTAGATCCTTACCAATTATCGAATCATTAATTACGATGCATCCATTGTTAAGCGTTTTCTCGAGAAGAATATCATTTTTGAGGGCTTTTGTACTTTTTACAGCATTCTGTTTAATATCCCACATATAAACGCTATCGGGTAAGTTATTGAGGAAGAATCTTGTGTACAAAAGTTTTTGGCCATCGTCGGTAAACCCGACAATTTTTTTGAAATAGTCTACTTTATTTATTGCTATTTGCTTGTTGGTTGCTAAATCCCAAATCTCAATACCGGTATGCAAATTATAAATTGCAGCTAACCTGTTGTTTTTACTTATGCATAAGGAGCTTCCAGCTCCGCCAAAATTAGGGTTAAACCTAAAGTTGGCATTTTGAGAATCAACCGTTGTGGTAAATCCCACTAAAACAACTAAAACAACTAAAACATAAAATAATCGAATAAAACTTTTCATTTTACATGTCTTTATAAGTTATAAAATATGATCTAAAAACAAAACTAAACATCAACTTTAGGCACTGTAAGTTTTTTTACATCATGCTGTTTACATGCTAGCGTAATTCATCAGTGGATACAACTCTATTGTTCCCATTTTTAAAAGTACAAAATAGCGATCGATATGTTTTACTTGTAGCAAACTATTCCTTATGTTTATATTGAACAATCTGTGCAGCAATGCTAACCGCAATTTCAGCAGGAGTCTGACCACCAATGGTTAGTCCAATAGGAGAGCAAACCCTGTCGACTTGTTCTCTTGTAAATCCCTCTTCAACAAGTCCCTCAAAGATCGTTTTAACTTTACTTTTACTGCCAATCATTCCAAGGTACTTTAGGTTTTTGGGTAGGAGCTGGCGAAGGACAATCTCATCGAATTTATGCCCGAAGGTCATTATAGCCGCATAACTATTGGGGCCTTCGGCAACCAGATTCCCAACATTGCTGTAATCAACAATGCTTTTGCGATGTGCGTATTTATTGGCTTCGAAAGTCGATAGTTGGGTTCTATTGTCAAAAACCTCGACACGAAAATCCATCAACCCTAATATTTGCGACAAAGGAACGCTTATATGTCCTGCACCAAAAATGTAAACGGTCTCCTTAAAGCCTAATAACTCCTTATAGTGCCATTTCTCCAATTCTTTTTTAAATTCGAATGGAATAATAGGTTTATCAGCATCAACATTCTTGAAGTTAAAACCTTCCTCGGAGATACATAGCATACCGTTATTGCCAATACTAATAGATTCTACAATTCTATTTACAATCTCGATTTCGTTGACGGTAATAGGAACAAAAATGTTTGTTTGTTCGCCAGAACAGATCATTCCCGATTTATCCTCGGGCGCATCGTGACTGTGAACTTGTCGTTTGGTAAAAGGTTTCTGATGTTGTTTTCTTAGTTCCTTCCTAGCAAGTTCAACCATTTGGTACTCCATAATACCGCCACCAATGGAACCATTAATGCTACCATCACTCGACACGGCCATTTTGAAACCAACTTTACCGGGGCTGCTTCCAATGGTTTCGGAAACAACCAATAAAAACAAACTATTTCCTTCTTCTAGTTTTTCTTGAATAAACTTCCAGATCATATTATTTGTATTTTATTTAGAAATTAGAGACCAAATTGTTGAAAAACAAATGTACTAAAATATATTATTCCCTAAATTTGAGAAGGAATCTTTTATTACTATAAGAGATTTTGTCTCCATAAAGCATATTATTTGGTGGTAAAATAGAAAAATATTTTAATAATTTACTCATACATGTATTTTGTCGCTATTTTTATTGTGCGTTTATATAAAAGTTTGCTACAATATGTTAAAATATGGGAATAACCAATAATTTTGACAAAAAATTTAAAGCATTATGGAAAGCATATACCCCAAAATTAAAGAGTTATCCGAGAAATATCGCGATTACACAGCGAATAATCTATCGAAATTGGTTAAAATAAAATCAATTAGCACACAAGAAAAGGATGTGCAGTTGGAATTAAAACGCCAGATGGAAGAAGCCGGATTCGATGAGGTGAAAATTGATGGACTAGGGAATGTTATTGGTCGTATTGGCAATGGCAAGCGCATTCTTGCTATCGATGGCCACATGGATACCGTTGATTTTGGTAATATGGCTAACTGGGAATTTAATCCACTTAGCGGTGAAATTAAGGATGGTTTTGTTCATGGCCGTGGTACTGTTGACCAGGAGGGAGGCCCTGCTGCAGCTGTTACTGCTGGCAAAATTCTTAAGGAATTAGGATTCGATCGTGATTTAACTATATACGTTGTAGGTAGCGTTATGGAAGAGGATTGCGATGGTTTGTGCTGGAAGTATATAATTGAGGAGGATAAAATAGTTCCTGATTTTGTGATTAGCACCGAGCCAACAAACCTTAATATTTATCGTGGCCACAGAGGTCGTATGGAAATGCATGTTCACTTTAATGGGGTTTCATCGCATGGATCGGCTCCAGAACGTGGTAAAAATGCTATTTATATGGCATCGAGAGTTGCTCTCGAAATTGAGAAACTGAATGATCGCCTAGCTTACGATGAATTTTTAGGTAAGGGTACTGTTACTATTTCCGAGATTGTAAGCGGAAGCCCTTCGCTTTGTGCGGTTGCCGACTATGCTCGCATTCACCTCGATCGTCGCTTAACATGGGGCGAAACCAAGGAAAGCGCGGTTAAAGAGGTTGAAGAGTTAATAAAGGGGATGAATGCTAAGGTTGAGGTGCTTAATTACTCCGAAACTGCCTATACCGGGTTAACCTATGGGATGGAAAAGTACTACCCAACATGGAAAATGGAGGAGAGCCATCCTGTTGTAACCTCTGGAGTTAAAGCGTTCGAGGGCTTGTATGCTAAAAAGCCAAAGGTTGATAAATGGACATTCTCAACTAATGGTATTATGACTTGTGGAACATATAAAATTCCAACTATCGGTTTCGGTCCAGGCAACGAGGTATTGGCTCATGCTCCAAACGAGAAAGTTCCTGTGGAGGATTTGGTTATTGCATCGGCATTTTATGCAGCCTACGCGTACACTATGTAATTAAGCGTTAAATGTTAAGGTTAAAGAAAACTGTAAATCCAGATTTTTCTTTTAACTTCAAACTTTTCACTTTTAAACTTTATAACCTAAGAATATATGGACTTATTGAAAAGAATAGAAGCATTAGAGAAAATTGACTCTAAGTTACATGACAAGGATTTCCTATTAACCTGGGAGAAGAGTGATGCGGATTTAAAGATGGTTCTTGAAATGGCATTTATCCTAAAGGAAATGCGTAAGCAGAATATCTCGCCTCGCGTATTCGATACAGGATTGGCTATTTCTAACTTTAGGGATAATTCAACCCGTACACGTTTTTCGTTTGCATCAGCCTCTAACCTTTTAGGCTTGGCTGTACAGGATTTAGACGAGGAAAAATCGCAAATTTCGCATGGCGAAACCGTTCGCGAAACTGCCAACATGATTTCGTTCCTATCGGATTTTATAGGTATTCGTGACGATATGTTCCTTGGCGAGGGTAATAAGTACATGCGTCAGGTTGGCGCTGCCCTTGATGATGGATTTGCTAAAGGCGTGCTTCCGGTTCGTCCACGTATCGTTAACTTACAGTGCGATCAGGATCATCCAACACAAGCCATGGCCGATTTGGCACACCTTATCAACGAATATGGTTCTGTAGAAGCACTTAAGGGAAAGAAAATCGTAATGAGTTGGGCGTACTCGCCAAGTTACGGAAAGCCACTCTCTGTTCCTCAGGGAATTATTGCTTTAATGACTCGTTTTGGAATGAACGTAGAGCTTGCATACCCCGAAGGCTATGATTTAATTCCAGAGATTGTTGATATTGCCCGTAACAATGCTAAGCAGAGTGGAGGTTCTCTGAATGTAAGCCATTCAATGGCCGATGCCATGAAGGATGCCGATATTGTTTATCCTAAGAGCTGGGCTCCCTACCACATTATGCAGCAACGCACTAAACTGCTAATGGGCGGTGATAAGGCCGGTTTAAAGGATCTTGAGCAGGTATGCTTGGCCAACAATGCTAAGTATAAAAATTGGGAGTATAACGAGCAAATGCGTAAGTTAACTAAGAATGCCGATGCTCTTTATATGCATTGTTTACCTGCCGATATTTCTGGGGAATCTTGCGTTCAAGGAGAAGTTAGTGCAGAAACTTTCGAGCGCTATCGTATTAAAACTTACCTTGAGGCAGGGTACAAACCATATATTATAGCAGCCATGATGCTTACCAGCCGTTTCGAAAATCCTGCTAAACTAATGAAATCAATTTATAGCAATAACTCCAAGAGAGTTTTATATTAGTCGGGCTATAGGTATGAAAAAACCCTCAAGATAACTTGAGGGCTTTTATTTTTAATTTGTCTACATATCAGAAAATATATGTAATTCCAAATTTTCCTCCACCAAGATTTCCGAATGGATCGGCCGATAGTTCCAAATTAATTCCAAAGTTGTCTTTAAAGAAGTAGCGACCCCCAACATGAGCATCAAGACCTAATCCGGATGTTCCTGAACCAGGATAATGAGCGGGTGAACTCCAAATGTAAAAACCTAGATTTAAACCGGCATAAACATCAAAATTACTTGGAATCTTAAGCAATGAGTTAAAATGATAGTTTCCATTTCCATAGAATCCAAAAATTTTACTCGTATAATCAGTTCCAGCCCAAGATTCGTGATAGTAGCGAAATGATCCTTCAAAGCCCACTGTAATGTCTTTAAACACTCCAAAATCCATTCCAGCATAAATAGGAATTCCCCATCCTGATAAACCGACACCAGCATTTAGTTGTTTTTCACCTTTTGATAAGGGTGCTTGAGCAAACGTTGATGAGATGGATAAAAATGCTAATGCAATTACTACTATAATTTTCTTCATAATGATTTTAATTATGTTAAACGTTGCAATATTACAAAATTTGTTCCCTTTTGTTCAAATAAAACTATACTCTACCGCAATTATTGGCCGAAATATCGTTATTTGTTGATTTCTTATAGTACTGGTTTGTATTCTTCAAAGCATTTCTCTTTAATAACTTACCAAAAGGAATATTATTATTGAGCACTGCATTTTTTATGGCAATATTACCATTTGCAATAACCCACTTTGCTTCACCCTTGGTTGTAGTTCCTTCAAATATGTTCATATCGGCCAAGGAGTGATGTGTTTTTGTAGATATTGTTGATTCTGCATTGGGATTCCAAACCACTATATCGGCATCGGAGCCAATGGCAATCTCGCCTTTCTGAGGATATAGCCCAAATATTTTAGATGGCTGAGTAGCAAATAAATCTACCATTTTATTCATGCTAAATTTGCCATATAAAACACCGTAAGTGTAAAGTAACGCTAATCTGTGTTCAATACCTCCCGCACCGTTGGGTGATTTTCTGAAGTCATTTCTTCCTACGGCCTTTTGCGCGAATGAAAATGGACAGTGATCGGTTCCAATAGTTTGAATTACATTATTGTCTATGCCTTCCCATAGCTGAGCAATATCTTTCTTGGATCTTAGCGGAGGGCTTAATACGAACTTTGCAGTTTGTTCAAAATCACCATAGTAATTGGATTCGTCGAGTAAAAGGTAATGAGGGCAAGTTTCAGCATAAACTGTTTGACCACTACGTTGCGCCTGCTGAATATGCTTTAACGATTCGCCTGCCGAAACATGTACAATATATAGTGGACAATTTGCTTGATCGGCTAAACTTATGGCTCTTTTCACTGCACTTACCTCAAGTTTGGAGGGTCGCGATAGCATGTGGTATTGCGGTGATGTTAAGTTCTGGTTAACGTAAAAATCGCGGAATGAATTTACCTCATCACCCAATTCGCAATGTGCAGTAACTAAGCCACCATTCTCCGAGGCAACCTTCATAACCCTATAAATAGCATCATCGGCAAGACCAACGGTTTCCTTGTAGGCCATATATATTTTGAAGGAAGAAAAGCCATTCTCGATGCACTGTAGTATTTCCTTTTCCGATGTATCGTGCCAATCTACGGGGCTAACATGAAACGAATAATCAATAAAACTATTTTTGGCTTCATCTATCCTTTGAAGTAAAGCATCGTATATGGATTGTCTTCTGGTTGGTGTAACAAAATCAATAAGCGTAGTTGTGCCGCCATAAAGAGCAGAAATGCTGCCGCTTTTAAAATCATCAGAGGTATATCCTGCAGGAGTTGGAAGGTACAAATGAACATGAGGATCCACTCCGCCAGGCATAACAAACATGCCATCAGCATCAATTACATCATCTGCATTATCCTGAATGCCAGAACCAATTTGAGCAATTTTACCACTATCGATTAGTATATCGGCTTTAATTGTTTGGGCCGATGTTACTATGGTTCCGTTTTTAATTAGAATACTCATTTCGAGATATTTAATGCTCCAATATTTTGATATATTTACCGTTGGGCAACTCTGTAAATCCTAATTTCACCAAATATGCATCGTATTTTTTGCTAGCACCTGTTGCTACTATTTTGGTGTACCCATTCTCGGCAAACTTTTTACTTAACCAATAGTAAACGAATTTACCATTCTTAAAATCGCGATATTCCGGTAGTACATAATCAATTTCAACCTCAAGGCTTTTTGAATCGGTTGTACGAGCCACAAATAAGCCGGCTACGGCCATATTTCTAAGTACTAAATAGGTTGTGGTCTCAGAATCTGGTTTGTATTCAAATCCTGGGAAAAATTTCTGCAAATCATTATGATGAAACTCAATAAATCTTAATAAATATCTGTTATCGGGTCGTACCCACAGGACTTCAAAAACATCTTTTTTCGAGTATATAAGAAATAGGTAGTAGGCATCAACCGCTACAATGATTCCATTAAGAATTCCTACTGGTATAGAGTTGATTAGAAACCCATAAATTGAAAAAAGTAATGCACCTACTAAGTTTACCCATCTGAATTTAACAATTGAACTTATTGCCATTGAAATTGCAATAATTACAGAGGCCGAATAGCCTATCCATTCAAGTACTTGCTGACTCATATTTTCTCACATTTTTTTATTCAATGCAAAGGTACTTATTTAGTTGATTGGTGATAGGGTGTTGTTGATTGAAAAAATGTAAAAACTGTTAAGAATGTTCAGGTTTCACAAAAATAAAAACTCTTCTAAATGATGCGAGAAACATCTATTCAGAAGAGTTTAAATGTGACTCGTTATTTATTGATTAAGCAAACAGATTCAGGTTTGCGCTTTCGGTACGCTCAAGGTATGTGGCAACACCTCCAACCTGAACGCCATCAATCAATTCCTCAGCTTTTACACCCATAACATCCATCGACATTTGGCATGCAACCAGTTCAACACCATTGTCAATAGCTGTTTGTATCATACTTTCAAGAGAGTCAACATTTCTGTTTTTTAATACTTTTCGCATCATTTTACTGCCAATGCCGCCCATGTTCATTTTCGATAATCCTAACTTTTGGCTCGATGCCGGCAGCATCATGTTAAATAATTTACCCCAGATGTCTTTCCTGACACTAGGCTTTTGCAATCTTTTAATTACATTTAATCCCCAGAAGGTGAAAAATATAGTCACCTTTTTCCCCGAAGCTATGGCTCCATTAGCAATAACAAATGTTGCGAGTGCCTTATCCAAATCATCGCTGAAACATATCAATGTTGCATTGTTTCCTTTTAGAGTTGGCGTTTGAACTGCTGCTTGTTGACCTTTGCGTATTACAGCTGTAATCTCTGC is a window of Tenuifilaceae bacterium CYCD DNA encoding:
- a CDS encoding knotted carbamoyltransferase YgeW; translation: MDLLKRIEALEKIDSKLHDKDFLLTWEKSDADLKMVLEMAFILKEMRKQNISPRVFDTGLAISNFRDNSTRTRFSFASASNLLGLAVQDLDEEKSQISHGETVRETANMISFLSDFIGIRDDMFLGEGNKYMRQVGAALDDGFAKGVLPVRPRIVNLQCDQDHPTQAMADLAHLINEYGSVEALKGKKIVMSWAYSPSYGKPLSVPQGIIALMTRFGMNVELAYPEGYDLIPEIVDIARNNAKQSGGSLNVSHSMADAMKDADIVYPKSWAPYHIMQQRTKLLMGGDKAGLKDLEQVCLANNAKYKNWEYNEQMRKLTKNADALYMHCLPADISGESCVQGEVSAETFERYRIKTYLEAGYKPYIIAAMMLTSRFENPAKLMKSIYSNNSKRVLY
- a CDS encoding xanthine dehydrogenase accessory factor, whose protein sequence is MIWKFIQEKLEEGNSLFLLVVSETIGSSPGKVGFKMAVSSDGSINGSIGGGIMEYQMVELARKELRKQHQKPFTKRQVHSHDAPEDKSGMICSGEQTNIFVPITVNEIEIVNRIVESISIGNNGMLCISEEGFNFKNVDADKPIIPFEFKKELEKWHYKELLGFKETVYIFGAGHISVPLSQILGLMDFRVEVFDNRTQLSTFEANKYAHRKSIVDYSNVGNLVAEGPNSYAAIMTFGHKFDEIVLRQLLPKNLKYLGMIGSKSKVKTIFEGLVEEGFTREQVDRVCSPIGLTIGGQTPAEIAVSIAAQIVQYKHKE
- a CDS encoding dihydropyrimidinase, which codes for MSILIKNGTIVTSAQTIKADILIDSGKIAQIGSGIQDNADDVIDADGMFVMPGGVDPHVHLYLPTPAGYTSDDFKSGSISALYGGTTTLIDFVTPTRRQSIYDALLQRIDEAKNSFIDYSFHVSPVDWHDTSEKEILQCIENGFSSFKIYMAYKETVGLADDAIYRVMKVASENGGLVTAHCELGDEVNSFRDFYVNQNLTSPQYHMLSRPSKLEVSAVKRAISLADQANCPLYIVHVSAGESLKHIQQAQRSGQTVYAETCPHYLLLDESNYYGDFEQTAKFVLSPPLRSKKDIAQLWEGIDNNVIQTIGTDHCPFSFAQKAVGRNDFRKSPNGAGGIEHRLALLYTYGVLYGKFSMNKMVDLFATQPSKIFGLYPQKGEIAIGSDADIVVWNPNAESTISTKTHHSLADMNIFEGTTTKGEAKWVIANGNIAIKNAVLNNNIPFGKLLKRNALKNTNQYYKKSTNNDISANNCGRV
- a CDS encoding selenium metabolism hydrolase: MESIYPKIKELSEKYRDYTANNLSKLVKIKSISTQEKDVQLELKRQMEEAGFDEVKIDGLGNVIGRIGNGKRILAIDGHMDTVDFGNMANWEFNPLSGEIKDGFVHGRGTVDQEGGPAAAVTAGKILKELGFDRDLTIYVVGSVMEEDCDGLCWKYIIEEDKIVPDFVISTEPTNLNIYRGHRGRMEMHVHFNGVSSHGSAPERGKNAIYMASRVALEIEKLNDRLAYDEFLGKGTVTISEIVSGSPSLCAVADYARIHLDRRLTWGETKESAVKEVEELIKGMNAKVEVLNYSETAYTGLTYGMEKYYPTWKMEESHPVVTSGVKAFEGLYAKKPKVDKWTFSTNGIMTCGTYKIPTIGFGPGNEVLAHAPNEKVPVEDLVIASAFYAAYAYTM